The Humulus lupulus chromosome 3, drHumLupu1.1, whole genome shotgun sequence genome window below encodes:
- the LOC133821694 gene encoding 7-dehydrocholesterol reductase-like: MYLVNHPVHLGTQLALYILVAGILCIYINYDCDRQRQEFRRTNGKALVWGKAPSKITATYTTTTGETKSSILLTSGWWGLARHFHYVPEILAAFFWTVPALFNHALPYFYVVFLTILLLDRAKRDDDRCRSKYGKYWKSYCEKVRYRVILGIY, encoded by the exons ATGTACCTGGTCAATCATCCTGTACACCTTGGAACTCAG TTGGCACTCTACATCCTAGTAGCAGGCATTCTTTGCATATACATCAACTACGACTGTGATAGGCAAAGGCAAGAGTTTCGCAGAACAAATGGCAAAGCTTTGGTATGGGGTAAAGCTCCATCAAAG ATAACTGCCACTTACACTACCACAACTGGGGAAACAAAAAGCAGCATTCTTTTAACTTCGGGATG GTGGGGATTAGCTCGACATTTCCACTATGTCCCAGAAATATTAGCTGCATTTTTCTGGACTGTTCCAGCTCTTTTTAACCAC GCTTTACCCTACTTTTATGTGGTGTTTCTTACAATCCTTCTCCTCGACCGGGCGAAAAGGGATGATGATCGGTGCCGATCCAA GTATGGAAAATACTGGAAATCGTACTGCGAGAAGGTTCGGTACAGGGTCATCCTCGGAATTTACTGA